The following proteins come from a genomic window of Gynuella sunshinyii YC6258:
- a CDS encoding valine--tRNA ligase, which produces MEKTYQPQDIEQKHYQSWEQGDYFAPKGEGEGYCIVIPPPNVTGSLHMGHAFQQTIMDALTRYKRMSGHKTLWQPGTDHAGIATQMVVERLLAADGKTRHDLGRETFIDRVWQWKEESGGNITRQMRRLGDSVDWSREAFTMDDNLAAAVKETFVRLYDEGLIYRGKRLVNWDPKLHTAISDLEVENKEENGKLWHFRYPLADGVKTADGKDYIVVATTRPETLLGDTAVAVNPEDERYQSIIGQYVELPLVGRRLPIVADDYVDMAFGTGCVKITPAHDFNDYELGKRHSAPLVNVFDASANILATAQAFHYDGSINPDVPGTIPDGYAGLSRYEARSKIVADFEQLGLLEEIKDHTLMVPRGDRSGEAIEPWLTDQWYVRTAPLAEPAIKAVENGDIEFVPKQWENTYFAWMRDIQDWCISRQLWWGHQIPAWYDQNGEVYVARSEAEVRQKYKLADDVQLTQDEDVLDTWFSSGLWSFSTLGWPDETAALKEFHSTDVLVTGFDIIFFWVARMIMMTMHFIKDDDGKPQVPFKKVYVTGLIRDENGQKMSKSKGNVIDPIDLIDGISLDDLLAKRTSGLMQPQLAAKIEKNTRKSFPNGFERSGTDALRFTLTSLAATGRDINFDVKRLEGYRNFCNKLWNAARYVRMNTVEAYDSEALAVQDLNNESYELSLADRWIISRLQRLEQDVARYFDNYRFDLMSQAIYDFVWNEYCDWYLELSKPVLWQEDGSETLKRGTRRTLVRVLEAILRIAHPIMPFITEEIWLNVRDLAGQEGDTIMLRPYPVADETQLDESAEQDIEWIKGVIVGVRNIRGEMQISPVKAIDVILKGNNAVDQQRLQKNSEFLIKLAKLESIRWLNEDEDAPLSSTALVGETQVLVPMAGLIDVAAEQARLQKEITRVAQDLQRTEAKLSNENFLAKAQEAVVNKEKEKAADLQGKLASLQEQADKLAELN; this is translated from the coding sequence ATGGAAAAAACCTATCAGCCTCAGGACATTGAGCAGAAACATTATCAGAGCTGGGAACAAGGTGATTACTTTGCCCCCAAGGGAGAAGGCGAAGGTTACTGCATTGTCATTCCGCCACCGAATGTGACCGGTAGTCTGCACATGGGCCACGCCTTCCAGCAGACCATTATGGATGCGCTGACCCGTTACAAACGCATGAGTGGTCATAAGACCCTGTGGCAGCCTGGAACTGATCACGCCGGTATTGCCACGCAGATGGTAGTGGAGCGTCTGCTCGCGGCGGATGGCAAAACCCGTCACGATCTTGGGCGCGAAACCTTTATAGACCGGGTCTGGCAATGGAAAGAGGAAAGCGGCGGCAACATTACCCGGCAGATGCGTCGTCTGGGAGACTCTGTGGACTGGTCCCGTGAAGCGTTCACCATGGATGACAATCTGGCCGCAGCAGTCAAAGAAACCTTTGTCCGTCTGTATGACGAAGGGCTGATTTATCGTGGCAAACGTCTGGTGAACTGGGATCCGAAACTACACACCGCCATCTCCGATCTTGAGGTCGAGAACAAAGAGGAAAACGGCAAACTGTGGCATTTTCGCTATCCACTGGCAGATGGCGTGAAAACCGCTGACGGTAAGGATTATATTGTCGTGGCAACCACCCGGCCAGAGACCTTGCTCGGAGATACCGCAGTTGCCGTGAACCCCGAAGATGAACGCTATCAGTCCATTATCGGTCAATATGTTGAACTGCCATTGGTTGGTCGCCGGCTGCCCATTGTGGCTGATGACTACGTGGATATGGCATTTGGCACCGGCTGCGTGAAAATTACACCCGCTCATGATTTCAACGACTATGAACTGGGTAAGCGTCACAGTGCGCCGCTGGTGAATGTGTTTGATGCCAGTGCCAACATTCTCGCCACCGCGCAGGCGTTTCACTATGACGGCAGTATCAACCCGGATGTCCCCGGCACCATTCCGGACGGTTATGCCGGTTTGTCCCGATACGAGGCCAGAAGCAAAATCGTGGCAGATTTTGAACAGTTGGGGCTGCTCGAAGAGATCAAGGATCATACCCTGATGGTGCCCAGAGGGGACCGTTCAGGTGAAGCGATTGAACCATGGCTGACCGATCAATGGTATGTGCGTACTGCTCCGCTGGCGGAACCGGCGATTAAAGCTGTAGAGAATGGCGATATCGAATTTGTGCCAAAACAGTGGGAAAACACCTATTTTGCCTGGATGCGGGATATTCAGGACTGGTGTATTTCGCGGCAATTGTGGTGGGGACACCAGATTCCCGCCTGGTATGACCAGAATGGTGAAGTTTACGTGGCCCGTTCTGAAGCGGAGGTCCGGCAGAAATACAAACTGGCGGATGATGTACAGCTGACTCAGGATGAAGATGTGCTGGATACCTGGTTCAGTTCTGGCCTGTGGTCGTTTTCGACCCTGGGCTGGCCTGATGAAACCGCGGCTCTGAAAGAGTTCCACAGCACCGATGTACTGGTGACCGGCTTTGACATCATCTTTTTCTGGGTGGCACGCATGATCATGATGACCATGCACTTCATCAAAGATGACGATGGCAAGCCTCAGGTGCCCTTCAAAAAAGTGTATGTCACCGGTCTGATCCGGGATGAAAACGGCCAGAAAATGTCCAAGTCCAAAGGCAATGTGATTGACCCGATCGATCTGATCGATGGTATCAGTCTCGATGACCTGTTGGCCAAACGCACCAGCGGACTGATGCAGCCACAGCTGGCGGCCAAAATCGAGAAAAACACCCGCAAGTCCTTTCCCAATGGTTTCGAACGCTCCGGGACCGATGCCCTGCGTTTTACGCTGACCTCACTGGCGGCTACCGGGCGTGACATCAATTTTGATGTTAAGCGACTGGAAGGGTATCGGAATTTCTGTAACAAGCTGTGGAATGCGGCCCGCTATGTTCGCATGAATACCGTGGAAGCCTACGATTCCGAGGCATTGGCGGTTCAGGATCTGAACAATGAATCCTATGAGCTGTCGCTGGCCGACCGTTGGATCATTTCCCGCCTGCAGCGTCTGGAACAGGATGTTGCCCGTTACTTTGATAACTATCGGTTTGATCTGATGAGCCAGGCCATTTATGACTTTGTCTGGAATGAATACTGCGACTGGTATCTGGAGTTGAGTAAACCGGTGCTGTGGCAGGAAGATGGTTCCGAAACACTGAAACGCGGAACCCGACGGACGCTGGTGCGGGTATTGGAAGCCATCCTGCGAATTGCACATCCGATCATGCCTTTCATTACCGAAGAAATCTGGTTGAATGTGCGGGATCTGGCCGGGCAGGAAGGCGACACCATCATGTTGCGTCCTTACCCGGTGGCGGATGAAACCCAGTTGGATGAAAGTGCTGAGCAGGACATCGAATGGATCAAGGGTGTGATCGTTGGTGTGCGTAATATTCGTGGTGAAATGCAGATTTCGCCGGTCAAAGCCATCGATGTGATTTTGAAAGGCAATAATGCCGTTGATCAGCAGCGTTTACAGAAAAACTCTGAGTTCCTGATCAAACTGGCCAAACTGGAAAGTATTCGCTGGCTCAATGAAGATGAAGACGCACCGCTGTCTTCAACCGCATTGGTGGGTGAGACTCAGGTGTTGGTGCCCATGGCCGGTCTGATCGATGTGGCCGCCGAACAGGCGCGTCTGCAAAAGGAAATTACCCGAGTGGCGCAGGATCTGCAGCGTACTGAAGCTAAACTGAGCAATGAGAACTTTCTGGCCAAGGCACAGGAAGCGGTCGTCAATAAAGAAAAAGAAAAGGCTGCTGATCTGCAGGGTAAACTGGCGAGTCTGCAGGAACAGGCCGACAAACTGGCGGAACTAAACTGA
- a CDS encoding DUF2238 domain-containing protein produces the protein MGKALWIGTFTLALVWSGIHPKDQFTWFLETVPAMIGAVVLAITYRSFRFTTLVYSLILVHCLVLMVGGHYTYAEVPLFDVIRDYFGMARNNYDKLGHLVQGFVPAMIAREIIKRRQIINGNIMSSFFIVCFCLAFSAFYELIEWWVAVATGDSAEAFLGTQGYVWDTQSDMAYALFGAIASLLLLSGWHDRQLRSLPRMKNPMILE, from the coding sequence ATGGGAAAGGCACTCTGGATCGGTACTTTTACGCTGGCGCTTGTCTGGTCAGGCATACACCCCAAGGATCAATTCACCTGGTTTCTGGAAACCGTGCCAGCCATGATCGGTGCAGTCGTTCTGGCCATCACCTATCGTTCATTCCGTTTTACCACTCTGGTCTACAGTCTGATTCTGGTCCACTGTCTGGTGCTGATGGTCGGCGGTCACTACACCTATGCCGAGGTTCCTTTGTTTGATGTCATTCGGGATTACTTCGGCATGGCGCGCAATAACTACGACAAACTCGGACACTTGGTCCAGGGTTTTGTTCCGGCCATGATCGCCCGGGAAATCATCAAACGCAGACAGATCATTAACGGCAATATCATGAGTTCATTTTTTATTGTCTGCTTCTGCCTGGCCTTCAGTGCATTTTATGAACTGATCGAATGGTGGGTGGCCGTTGCAACCGGCGACAGTGCCGAGGCATTTCTGGGAACTCAAGGCTATGTCTGGGATACCCAGTCAGATATGGCTTACGCGCTGTTCGGCGCAATCGCCAGTTTACTGTTGTTAAGTGGCTGGCATGATCGGCAGTTAAGGTCGCTTCCGAGAATGAAGAACCCGATGATTTTAGAGTGA